Proteins co-encoded in one Rhopalosiphum maidis isolate BTI-1 chromosome 2, ASM367621v3, whole genome shotgun sequence genomic window:
- the LOC113553881 gene encoding cytochrome P450 6k1-like, giving the protein MLSFLADLLFDNVTYISLISVFAAIYYYSTSTYDKWRKLNIPYVPPVPLFGNAFKMLTRLEHPIDMFERMYYLFPDAKLFGYYQMRNSMLMVRDPELINTILVKDFSYFTDHGIDLDPSMSVLASSLFFSNGQRWRTMRQKLSPGFTSGKLKDTYCQINECSDEMVSGIVETLEKTDRLDVKTMTGGFSTDVIGTCAFGLKLDAIKNDDSKFRRYTKMIFQSTPKQLIIQMLMMTCPRVMKLFKIKMFSEEATKFFYDVFTDVIKYREEHDVVRNDLTQTLMEARKELVLKENSTVEDKFTDDDIIANAILMFTAGSETVSSMLSFCLYELALNKEIQDKLRAEIWSAKAKHDGQLNNDYLMDLHYTNMVLEETARKYSIAFSVMRVATKTYALPDESFVIEKGQKIIIPMFSIHRDPKYYPDPMKFDPERFSTEQKSQRPNGTYLPFGDGPRLCIGKRFAESEMKLALSNVLSKFEVLPCEQTEIPVDIRSGSGFITPKNGIVLKFRPIIEH; this is encoded by the exons ATGTTATCTTTTCTCGCCGACTTGTTGTTCGACAACGTCACCTATATTAGCTTAATTTCCGTGTTCGCGGCCATCTACTACTATTCCACTTCGACGTACGATAAATGGCGGAAATTGAACATCCCGTACGTACCGCCCGTGCCGTTGTTCGGCAACGCGTTCAAAATGTTGACGAGACTCGAACATCCGATTGACATGTTCGAAAGGATGTACTACCTATTTCCGGACGCCAAACTGTTCGGGTACTACCAAATGAGAAATTCGATGCTAATGGTCCGCGACCCGGAGCTGATCAACACGATACTGGTGAAGGACTTTTCGTACTTCACCGACCACGGTATAGACCTGGACCCGTCCATGTCCGTGTTGGCCAGCAGTCTGTTTTTCTCCAACGGCCAGAGATGGCGGACGATGCGCCAGAAGCTGAGTCCGGGCTTCACGTCCGGCAAGCTGAAGGACACATACTGCCAGATCAACGAGTGCAGCGACGAAATGGTGTCCGGCATCGTCGAGACGCTCGAGAAAACCGACCGACTGGACGTGAAAACGATGACTGGAGGTTTTTCCACGGACGTGATCGGTACGTGCGCGTTCGGCCTGAAGCTGGACGCGATTAAGAACGACGACTCGAAGTTCCGCCGGTACACCAAGATGATTTTCCAGAGCACCCCGAAGCAACTAATCATACAGATGCTGATGATGACCTGTCCTCGAGTGatgaaactatttaaaattaaaatgttttcggAAGAGGCTACCAAATTTTTCTATGACGTGTTCACCGACGTCATCAAGTACCGCGAAGAGCACGACGTGGTCCGAAACGATTTAACACAGACCCTTATGGAGGCACGTAAAGAGCTAGTGTTGAAGGAGAACTCGACCGTCGAAG ACAAATTCACCGATGATGATATAATCGCTAACGCTATTCTCATGTTCACTGCCGGTTCGGAAACCGTATCGTCTATGCTATCTTTTTGCCTGTACGAATTGGCGCTGAACAAAGAAATCCAAGACAAATTACGTGCGGAAATATGGTCGGCGAAAGCAAAACACGACGGACAGTTGAACAACGATTATTTGATGGATCTCCATTACACCAACATGGTGTTGGAAG AAACCGCTCGCAAGTACTCCATTGCGTTTAGCGTAATGAGAGTGGCTACAAAAACTTACGCTCTGCCCGACGAATCGTTTGTTATCGAAAAAGGACAAAAGATTATTATACCGATGTTCAGCATACATCGTGATCCAAAATACTATCCCGACCCGATGAAATTCGATCCGGAACGATTTTCTACGGAACAAAAATCGCAACGACCCAATGGCACTTACTTGCCGTTCGGTGACGGGCCTCGTCTGTGCatag gcaAACGGTTTGCGGAATCAGAGATGAAATTGGCCCTGTCAAACGTATTGTCAAAGTTCGAAGTTTTGCCGTGTGAACAAACTGAAATTCCCGTCGACATAAGAAGCGGATCGGGATTTATTACACCGAAAAACGGAATTGTCTTAAAATTTAGACCGATCATTGAACActga
- the LOC113553884 gene encoding 40S ribosomal protein S13, with translation MGRMHTPGKGISKSALPYRRSVATWLKSSSEDVKDHIFKLAKKGLTPSKIGVILRDSHGVAQVRFVTGNKILRIMKAMGLAPGLPEDLYHLIKKAVAIRKHLERNRKDRDSKFRLILVESRIHRLARYYKRKSKIAPNWRYESSTASALVA, from the exons ATGGGTCGGATGCACACACCcgg AAAAGGTATTTCCAAGTCGGCTCTTCCATACCGCCGCAGCGTAGCCACCTGGCTGAAATCGTCGTCCGAGGATGTCAAGGACCACATTTTCAAATTGGCCAAGAAGGGTTTGACACCATCTAAAATTG gTGTTATTTTACGAGATTCCCATGGTGTTGCTCAAGTAAGATTTGTGACTGGAAACAAAATTCTTAGGATCATGAAAGCTATGGGTTTGGCTCCAGGTCTCCCTGAAGATTTGTACCATTTGATCAAGAAAGCCGTAGCAATCAGAAAACATTTGGAAAGGAACAG GAAAGACAGAGATTCCAAATTCCGTTTGATTTTGGTTGAATCACGTATTCATCGTTTGGCAAGGTACTACAAACGCAAATCAAAGATCGCTCCCAACTGGAGATACGAGTCCAGTACAGCTTCCGCTTTGGTTGCTTAA
- the LOC113553892 gene encoding protein arginine N-methyltransferase 7: MDVNWEVNSMMEFDHHQNIARAAFGDMLYDSDRNQLYYKALKKEITRLHKANKKVHVLDIGTGTGLLAMMAAKCGADSVYACEEFEESYKCAKEIIKSNYLEDKIVLIHKSSQKLKVGVDLPHRMNLLVTEVFDTELIGEGAISVFNHAHQELLTDDCIVIPSEAIVYAQVIESNYIRNFNRVNDVYHNKKLLIKIPDNIKNCQGIESVFDLQLSELPTESFKTLIPAQVMFRFNWSDKNGVITDRKNAIRCKSKENGIAHAAFVWWDLAMDTDGDIMLSCAPKWHLQQNNVPWRDHWIQGVYYFANEVNLKTNEEVNLIGYHDELSFWFDTNKSSSYLDVPFPYCECDFHRVISRTLIGQMNDHYLTNNYLTALKKNVQPNSVCLFVGNLSFMGLAAAVFGAAKVYYYDVSGPQSFGKVLHSYIRSNNLEEKVVLLKTYKEVLEIISKQIENEEKICTVFMEPSKWILPEWIDIVRHSLQVNPKTNIFPKEGTVKIQAVEFDDLWKIRAPLTEVEGFEIIPFNEIVQESIKISDGLLEEKPLWEYPSKNLSNAYDLFTLNFKSIANESSLILKNLLSVKIKDEGICHGLVCWVDWCLDTDIHISFGASNRKIYNLDWYPYARQRIYFLNKYRNVSSGDVINCDAILCKNGNLLVSFCNTYDH; this comes from the exons atggaTGTAAATTGGGAAGTTAATTCTATGATGGAGTTTGATCACCATCAGAACATTGCTAGAGCAGCTTTTGGAGATATGCTCTATGATAGTGATAga AATCAGTTGTACTataaagcattaaaaaaagaaatcacTAGATTACACAAAGCTAACAAAAAAGTCCACGTCCTAGACATTGGAACTGGCACTGGTCTATTGGCAATGATGGCTGCTAAATGTGGCGCCGATTCTGTTTATGCTTGTGAA gaATTTGAAGAATCCTATAAATGTGCAAAAGAAATAATCAagtcaaattatttagaaGACAAAATTGTTCTTATACATAAGAGTTctcaaaagttaaaagttgGTGTAGACTTACCTCACCGtatgaatttattagtaaCAGAAGTTTTTGACACAGAATTGATTGGTGAAGGAGCTATTTCAGTGTTCAATCATGCTCATCAAGAACTATTAACg gATGATTGTATTGTAATACCCTCGGAGGCTATTGTTTATGCTCAAGTAATCGAAAGCAACTatataagaaattttaatagaGTTAATGAtgtgtatcataataaaaagttattgattaaaatacccGATAACATAAAGAACTGCCAAGGTATTGAAAGTGTATTTGATTTACAACTCAGTGAACTACCAACAGAgtcttttaaaactttaattccTGCTCAAGTGATGTTCAG aTTTAATTGGAGTGATAAAAATGGTGTTATAACTGACCGCAAAAATGCTATTCGTTGTAAATCAAAAGAAAATGGTATTGCTCATGCTGCATTTGTTTGGTGGGATTTAGCTATGGACACTGATGGTGATATTATGTTGAGTTGTGCTCCTAAATGGCATTTGCAACAGAATAACGTACCTTGGAGAGACCATTGGATACAAGGAGTGTATTACTTTGCTAATGAAGTGAACCTAAAAACAAATGAAGAAGTTAATCTAATTGGTTACCACGATGAATTATCGTTTTGGTTTGACACCAATAAGTctag TTCATATTTAGATGTTCCTTTTCCATACTGTGAATGTGATTTTCATAGAGTTATCAGCAGGACTCTTATAGGACAAATGAATGATCATTATcttacaaacaattatttaactgcattgaaaaaaaatgttcaaccaaatagtgtttgtttatttgttggCAATTTGTCATTTATGGGACTTGCAGCAGCTGTATTTGGCGCGGCaaag gtttattattatgatgttagtGGGCCTCAAAGTTTTGGCAAAGTTTTACATTCATATATAAGGTCTAATAATTTGGAAgaaaaagttgttttattaaaaacatataaagaagtattggaaataatttcaaaacaaatagaa aaTGAGGAAAAAATATGCACAGTATTTATGGAACCGTCTAAATGGATTTTACCTGAATGGATTGATATTGTGAGACATTCCTTGCAAGTAAAtccaaaaactaatatatttccaAAAGAAGGAACTGTGAAAATACAAGCAGTAGAATTTGATGATTTATGGAAAATTCGAGCTCCGTTGACTGAAGTTGAAGGGTTTGAAATAATACCATTCAATGAAATTGTTCAG gAAAGCATAAAAATATCAGATGGATTACTTGAAGAAAAGCCGTTGTGGGAATACCCAAGCAAAAATCTATCAAATGCTTATGATTTgtttactttgaattttaaaagtattgcaAATGAATCCAGTTTAATACTGAAAAACTTATTATCTGTAAAAATCAAAGA TGAAGGTATTTGTCATGGACTTGTTTGTTGGGTAGATTGGTGTTTGGATACGGACATACATATTTCATTTGGTGCTTCAAACAGAAAGATCTATAACTTAGATTGGTATCCTTATGCACGacaaaggatttattttttaaataaatatagaaatgttAGTTCTGGTGATGTTATAAATTGTGATgctattttgtgtaaaaatggCAATTTGTTAGTTAGTTTTTGTAATACCTATGATCATTAA